Proteins encoded within one genomic window of Pigmentiphaga sp. H8:
- a CDS encoding tripartite tricarboxylate transporter substrate binding protein, protein MKSPSTRAGWAVAGMAMVCAAWVTPSAAVADEFPSKPIRLVIPYATGGVSDSIGRVLAKSMSDALGQSVVAENRGGGGGTIGAAVVAAAPPDGYTILLTSPPMVVVAPVLLKNLSYHAIDDFTAIGTLVTTPNILAVNNDLPVKSLADMASYAKGEGRNKLSFASAGPGSTGHLSGQILQNAMNITMTHVPYKSSGLAFPDVISGRVSMVFDSLPSTIGYVRAGQVRPLVVMSKERSSILPDVPTAIEAGYPSATMNFWMGIEGPAHMPPAVVEKLNAAIHKAVQSPEMRKQLATLGAEPYLISSTEFAQLRRHDATTYRKLVKDMGLERD, encoded by the coding sequence GTGAAGTCGCCATCCACGCGGGCCGGGTGGGCCGTGGCCGGGATGGCCATGGTGTGCGCGGCCTGGGTGACGCCCTCCGCAGCGGTGGCCGACGAGTTCCCCAGCAAGCCGATCCGGCTGGTGATTCCGTATGCGACCGGTGGCGTATCCGATTCGATCGGACGGGTGCTGGCCAAGTCCATGAGCGACGCGCTGGGGCAGTCGGTGGTCGCGGAAAACCGCGGTGGCGGGGGCGGCACCATAGGCGCCGCGGTCGTGGCCGCCGCCCCGCCCGACGGCTACACGATCCTGTTGACCAGTCCGCCCATGGTCGTGGTGGCGCCCGTGCTGCTCAAGAACCTTTCCTACCATGCGATCGACGATTTCACCGCGATCGGCACGCTGGTGACCACGCCCAACATCCTGGCGGTCAACAACGACCTGCCGGTGAAGTCCCTGGCCGACATGGCCAGCTATGCCAAGGGCGAAGGCCGGAACAAGCTGAGCTTCGCCTCGGCCGGGCCGGGCAGCACCGGCCACCTGTCGGGCCAGATCCTGCAGAACGCGATGAACATCACCATGACCCACGTGCCGTACAAGTCGTCGGGGCTGGCCTTTCCCGACGTGATCTCGGGACGGGTGTCGATGGTGTTCGATTCGCTGCCCTCCACCATAGGCTACGTGCGCGCCGGGCAAGTGCGTCCGCTGGTGGTGATGTCCAAGGAGCGCTCCTCGATATTGCCCGACGTGCCCACCGCGATCGAAGCGGGATACCCCTCGGCCACCATGAATTTCTGGATGGGCATAGAAGGGCCGGCCCACATGCCGCCAGCCGTCGTGGAGAAGCTCAATGCCGCCATCCACAAGGCGGTGCAGTCGCCGGAGATGCGCAAGCAGCTCGCCACGCTGGGCGCGGAACCCTATCTGATCAGTTCGACGGAGTTTGCCCAGTTGCGCCGCCACGACGCCACGACTTACCGTAAGCTCGTCAAGGACATGGGACTGGAGCGCGACTGA
- a CDS encoding xanthine dehydrogenase family protein molybdopterin-binding subunit: MMTDKDASGSSTATAKGIGARLRRREDWRHLRGRGQFVGDIRVPGMLEVAFVRSSSAHGIVRGIVIPDEYRDQVFTARDFPAVKPIVAVPKIDGFKYSEHPALATDRVRFAGEPVAMAIAPTRAMAEDIADSVLVDIEELPAVVDTVAATLPGAPLIREEWGDNVYVARDAEFGDLAAARREAAVVIEREYRMNRQSAVPLEGRAILAVWDDRLDELCVYTGSQSPHQTRVGMAQVLGIEERRLRLISPDMGGGFGAKRVLYPEELMVAALALKLKRPVRWLDDKREHLLSAIHCREHHHKVKAYADARGRILGLDVEVYVDAGAYSHWPNSPFMETGMVAKNIPGPYDVPSYRCRSYTVATNKSPIGAYRGVARPAACFTIERTIDEIAHAVGREPWEVRVENMVPEHAMPYRSITNLLFDTGNYGESVRRAAGLIELAGVRARQKQGEADGRLIGVGFAAFTEQTAHGCGEWVSRGTPVIPGYESATARMMPDGSLMLMVGIVSHGQGLETALSQIAHHELSIDPARVSVRHGDTQVSPFGMGTFASRSMVMSGGAVARACRLLRAKMAAIAAYAMKCEAEALRFEDERVHGPEGSMGFDEIGRIAHLRQEALPPGMEPLLDVTTTYEPQVDTGVFTYATHAAVVAVDPDTGKIDLLDYACVEDCGTVVNPMIVDGQIIGGIVQGIGTALYEEIPYDENGQPLATTLGDYLMPGAPEAPPIKIGHMVTPTPHTEYGMKGMGEGGAIPPPAAIANAVRDALRGLGAELNETPMTPQRVRAAIVAAAEGTPSATRAHREGEVVQ; encoded by the coding sequence CTGATGACCGACAAGGATGCGAGCGGCTCGTCCACGGCGACGGCAAAGGGGATCGGGGCGCGCCTGCGCCGCCGGGAGGACTGGCGCCATCTGCGGGGGCGTGGGCAGTTCGTCGGCGACATCCGCGTGCCGGGCATGCTGGAGGTCGCGTTCGTGCGCAGTTCCAGCGCCCACGGCATCGTGCGCGGCATCGTCATTCCCGACGAGTACCGCGACCAGGTGTTCACCGCCAGGGATTTTCCCGCCGTCAAGCCCATCGTGGCGGTCCCCAAGATCGACGGCTTCAAGTATTCCGAGCATCCGGCCCTGGCCACCGATCGCGTCCGCTTCGCCGGCGAGCCGGTGGCGATGGCGATCGCGCCCACACGGGCGATGGCCGAGGACATCGCCGACTCGGTGCTGGTCGACATCGAGGAACTGCCGGCCGTGGTCGATACCGTCGCGGCCACGCTGCCCGGCGCGCCCCTGATCCGCGAGGAATGGGGCGACAACGTGTACGTGGCGCGCGACGCCGAGTTCGGCGACCTGGCGGCCGCGCGGCGCGAGGCCGCGGTGGTGATCGAGCGCGAATACCGGATGAACCGCCAGTCCGCCGTGCCGCTGGAAGGACGCGCCATCCTGGCGGTGTGGGACGACCGGCTGGACGAACTGTGCGTCTACACGGGCAGCCAGTCGCCGCACCAGACGCGGGTCGGTATGGCGCAGGTGCTGGGTATCGAGGAGCGGCGGTTGCGTCTGATCTCGCCCGACATGGGCGGCGGCTTTGGCGCCAAGCGCGTGCTGTATCCGGAAGAGCTGATGGTGGCGGCGCTGGCGCTCAAGCTCAAGCGGCCGGTCCGCTGGCTGGACGACAAGCGGGAGCACCTGCTGAGCGCCATCCATTGCCGCGAGCATCATCACAAGGTGAAGGCCTACGCCGACGCACGCGGCCGCATCCTGGGCCTGGACGTGGAGGTCTATGTGGATGCCGGGGCTTATTCGCACTGGCCCAACAGCCCTTTCATGGAGACGGGCATGGTTGCCAAGAACATCCCCGGCCCCTATGACGTGCCCAGCTATCGTTGCCGCAGCTATACCGTGGCCACAAACAAGTCGCCCATAGGCGCATATCGAGGCGTGGCGCGCCCGGCCGCCTGTTTCACCATCGAGCGCACCATCGACGAAATCGCCCACGCCGTGGGCCGCGAGCCCTGGGAGGTGCGTGTGGAAAACATGGTGCCCGAGCACGCCATGCCGTACCGGTCCATCACCAATCTGCTCTTCGACACCGGCAACTACGGCGAGTCGGTGCGGCGTGCCGCCGGGTTGATCGAGCTGGCCGGGGTGCGGGCGCGCCAGAAGCAGGGCGAAGCCGACGGCCGCCTGATTGGCGTGGGCTTTGCGGCGTTCACCGAGCAGACCGCGCACGGCTGCGGCGAATGGGTCTCGCGCGGCACGCCGGTGATCCCGGGCTACGAGTCGGCCACGGCGCGGATGATGCCCGACGGATCGCTGATGCTGATGGTGGGCATCGTGTCGCATGGACAGGGCCTGGAGACGGCCTTGTCGCAGATCGCCCATCACGAATTGAGCATCGATCCGGCCCGCGTGTCGGTCCGGCATGGCGACACCCAGGTCTCGCCGTTCGGCATGGGGACCTTCGCTTCGCGCAGCATGGTCATGTCTGGGGGCGCGGTGGCCCGGGCGTGCCGGCTGCTGCGCGCCAAGATGGCGGCTATCGCCGCGTACGCCATGAAGTGCGAAGCCGAGGCGCTGCGCTTCGAGGACGAACGCGTGCACGGGCCCGAAGGGTCGATGGGCTTCGACGAGATCGGCCGCATCGCGCATCTGCGGCAGGAGGCGCTGCCGCCGGGCATGGAGCCCCTGCTCGACGTGACGACGACCTACGAGCCGCAGGTCGACACCGGTGTGTTCACCTATGCGACGCATGCGGCCGTGGTGGCCGTGGACCCGGATACGGGCAAGATCGATCTGTTGGACTACGCCTGCGTCGAGGACTGCGGCACCGTGGTCAATCCCATGATCGTCGACGGCCAGATCATCGGCGGCATCGTGCAGGGCATAGGCACGGCGCTGTACGAAGAGATCCCTTATGACGAGAATGGACAGCCGCTGGCGACGACGCTGGGCGATTACCTGATGCCGGGCGCGCCCGAGGCGCCGCCCATCAAGATCGGCCACATGGTGACGCCCACGCCGCACACCGAGTACGGCATGAAAGGCATGGGCGAGGGCGGCGCCATCCCGCCGCCGGCCGCGATCGCCAACGCGGTGCGCGACGCGCTGCGCGGCCTGGGCGCCGAGCTGAACGAAACGCCCATGACGCCGCAGCGCGTGCGGGCCGCCATCGTCGCGGCAGCCGAAGGCACGCCGAGCGCAACCCGCGCGCATCGGGAAGGCGAGGTGGTGCAATGA
- a CDS encoding hydantoinase B/oxoprolinase family protein gives MDKTSSRRRPAARQTSFDAVELEILWKRLISVVDEAAAAFVRTCFSTLVRDGNDFAIVLTDAQGRSLAQSAMSLPGFIGCLPATVRHFLDKYPADTIKPGDVFITNDPWKGSGHVHDVTTVTPIFFEGRLVAFGAVVSHLPDIGGKLRSNSSREIYEEGLQIPLMKLLDDGKPNEVLIEMITQNIRVPEQGMGDIWAQVAACRMMADRLKGPLETVDLEALGAEVRRRSEEAMREAIRALPDGVYRSTVQHDGFEEPIVIRCQLTVAGDRIDIDYAGTSAQLPRALNVVPIYVFAYTVYGLKALLCADIPNNEGSFLPITTQAPLGSLLNPTYPAASGGRSAIGHLLPGAVFKALAEVLPEKVWASGSPNSSMTMSGEYRGKRYAVVNFLNAGQGANARRPGFSALSFPANLGNTPVEMMEFLAPIRVLRREIRRGSGGEGRQPGGCGIRFEYELLPDAPDAAASFLMTQLKSAPSGLAGGGAGQPGRLAINGQAVDPTEPRVLRAGDRVLMETAGGGAYGSLEKKA, from the coding sequence ATGGACAAGACTTCCTCGCGGCGGCGTCCGGCCGCCCGGCAGACGAGTTTCGACGCGGTCGAACTGGAGATCCTGTGGAAGCGGCTCATCAGCGTCGTCGACGAAGCCGCCGCCGCGTTCGTGCGTACCTGCTTTTCCACGCTGGTCAGGGACGGCAACGATTTCGCCATCGTGCTGACCGATGCCCAGGGGCGTTCGCTGGCGCAATCGGCCATGAGCCTGCCCGGTTTCATCGGCTGCCTGCCGGCGACGGTGCGCCATTTCCTGGACAAGTACCCGGCCGACACCATCAAGCCGGGCGACGTCTTCATCACCAATGATCCGTGGAAAGGTTCGGGCCACGTGCACGACGTCACCACCGTCACGCCCATCTTCTTCGAGGGCCGGCTGGTGGCTTTCGGTGCGGTGGTCTCGCACCTGCCCGACATCGGCGGCAAGCTGCGCAGCAACAGCAGCCGCGAGATCTACGAAGAAGGCCTGCAGATTCCGCTGATGAAGCTGCTCGACGACGGCAAGCCCAACGAGGTGCTGATCGAGATGATCACCCAGAACATCCGCGTGCCGGAGCAGGGCATGGGCGATATCTGGGCGCAGGTGGCGGCGTGCCGGATGATGGCCGATCGCCTGAAGGGGCCGCTGGAAACGGTGGACCTCGAGGCGCTGGGCGCGGAAGTGCGCAGGCGTTCGGAAGAGGCCATGCGCGAGGCCATCCGTGCCTTGCCCGACGGCGTCTACCGCTCGACCGTGCAGCACGACGGTTTCGAGGAGCCCATCGTCATCCGTTGCCAGCTGACCGTGGCCGGCGACCGCATCGACATCGACTACGCGGGAACGTCCGCGCAGTTGCCGCGCGCCCTGAACGTGGTGCCGATCTACGTGTTCGCCTACACCGTGTACGGCCTGAAGGCCTTGCTGTGCGCGGACATTCCGAACAACGAAGGCAGCTTCCTGCCCATCACGACCCAGGCGCCGCTCGGTTCGCTGCTGAATCCGACCTATCCCGCGGCGTCGGGCGGCCGCAGCGCCATCGGCCATCTGTTGCCGGGCGCCGTCTTCAAGGCGCTGGCCGAGGTGCTGCCCGAAAAGGTCTGGGCCTCGGGGTCGCCGAATTCGTCGATGACCATGTCGGGCGAGTACCGGGGCAAGCGCTACGCCGTTGTCAACTTCCTGAACGCGGGGCAGGGGGCCAACGCGCGCCGGCCTGGGTTCTCGGCGCTGAGCTTTCCGGCCAACCTGGGCAATACCCCGGTCGAGATGATGGAGTTCCTGGCGCCCATCCGTGTCCTGCGGCGCGAGATCCGCCGCGGCAGCGGCGGCGAGGGGCGCCAGCCGGGCGGCTGCGGCATCCGCTTCGAGTACGAGTTGTTGCCCGATGCACCGGATGCGGCAGCCTCGTTCCTGATGACCCAGCTCAAGTCCGCGCCGTCCGGGCTGGCGGGCGGCGGCGCCGGCCAGCCCGGACGCCTGGCCATCAACGGCCAGGCCGTCGATCCCACCGAGCCGCGCGTGCTGCGCGCCGGCGACCGCGTATTGATGGAGACCGCCGGCGGCGGCGCCTATGGATCACTGGAGAAGAAAGCATGA
- a CDS encoding xanthine dehydrogenase family protein subunit M — MKAAPFSYRRAATLDEALAAGGETSRFLAGGQSLVPMMNLRLTLADTMIDISGLAELRRSAAEDDRVFIGAGVTHAMIEDGRIEDPSRGYLRHVAGGIAFRSVRNRGTLGGSLAHADPAADWPTALLALGAETVIRGTGGERRLPLARFQLGLMETALRPDEILVGVTVPVLSDLARWSYQKFCRKSGEFAHSIAAVVRDPARELAEVALGAAGDKPCRLGRVSALLAEGDRVDPRQLGQVVDADVRDATGLAASSYEFHLHRTMVVRACARLQEQT; from the coding sequence ATGAAGGCCGCGCCGTTTTCCTATCGCCGCGCCGCGACCCTGGACGAGGCGCTGGCGGCCGGCGGCGAGACCTCCCGCTTCCTGGCCGGCGGCCAGTCGCTGGTGCCCATGATGAACCTGCGCCTGACGCTGGCGGACACCATGATCGACATCTCCGGACTGGCCGAACTGCGGCGCAGCGCGGCCGAGGACGATCGCGTGTTCATCGGTGCGGGCGTCACGCACGCCATGATCGAGGACGGCAGGATCGAGGATCCGTCGCGCGGCTACCTGCGGCACGTGGCCGGCGGCATTGCCTTTCGTTCGGTGCGCAACCGCGGCACGCTGGGCGGCAGTCTGGCCCACGCCGATCCCGCGGCGGACTGGCCCACGGCGCTGCTGGCGCTGGGGGCCGAAACCGTCATCCGCGGCACCGGCGGCGAGCGCCGGCTGCCGTTGGCGCGATTCCAGCTCGGATTGATGGAGACCGCGCTGCGGCCGGACGAGATCCTCGTCGGCGTGACCGTGCCCGTCCTGTCCGATCTGGCTCGGTGGAGCTATCAGAAGTTCTGCCGGAAGTCGGGCGAGTTCGCCCATTCCATCGCGGCCGTCGTACGCGATCCGGCTCGGGAACTGGCCGAGGTGGCGCTGGGTGCGGCGGGAGACAAGCCGTGCCGGCTGGGGCGCGTATCGGCGTTGCTGGCCGAAGGGGATCGGGTCGATCCGCGGCAGCTCGGGCAGGTGGTGGACGCGGACGTGCGGGACGCTACGGGGTTGGCCGCGTCGTCCTACGAGTTCCATCTGCATCGGACCATGGTCGTACGCGCGTGCGCGCGCTTGCAGGAGCAGACATGA
- a CDS encoding CoxG family protein, whose protein sequence is MNITGERQLAVDRQTAWESLFDPAILQQCIPGCVSVEREDDTRYRAVVVMAIGPVKARFSGTFTIADAQAPARCRLVFEGSGGAAGLAKGGADVVLDPADGGTRLAYDAQAQVAGKLAQVGARLIEGVARKLAGEFFDRFETAVTAGQT, encoded by the coding sequence ATGAACATCACCGGAGAACGGCAACTGGCCGTCGATCGGCAGACCGCCTGGGAAAGCCTGTTCGACCCGGCCATCCTGCAGCAGTGCATACCCGGCTGCGTATCGGTCGAGCGCGAGGACGACACCCGCTACCGGGCCGTGGTCGTGATGGCCATCGGCCCCGTCAAGGCGCGGTTCTCGGGAACCTTCACCATCGCCGACGCGCAGGCGCCGGCGCGTTGCCGGCTGGTGTTCGAAGGCAGCGGCGGGGCGGCGGGCCTGGCAAAAGGCGGCGCCGATGTGGTGCTGGACCCCGCTGACGGCGGTACGCGCCTGGCCTATGATGCCCAGGCTCAGGTCGCAGGAAAGTTGGCCCAGGTGGGAGCAAGATTGATCGAAGGAGTCGCCAGGAAGCTCGCAGGAGAATTCTTCGATCGCTTCGAGACGGCGGTCACGGCGGGCCAGACCTGA
- a CDS encoding 2-hydroxyacid dehydrogenase: MKHRILQIASITPAVDARLARDYDVAPLWKQADPAAFLAEHGAGFEGIAIHVRDACGADILTALPNARVIANFGVGYDRIDIDTARRQGMQISNTPEVLDGCVADLAMGLAIDAARGISVTTRFVRAGGWKTGQRPLMTRVHGKNMGLLGFGGIGQAIGRRAAGFDMDVRYHTRRPVAGSPYRHEPSLVELARWADFLVVACPGGAATRHLVNAEVMEALGPSGILVNIARGSVVDEAALVQALQAGRLGGAGLDVFEHEPDVPQALLEMDNVVAVSHIAGFTRESRADMEARVCDNLDAYFRTGQVLNPVP, encoded by the coding sequence ATGAAGCACCGCATCCTGCAGATCGCCTCCATCACGCCCGCCGTCGACGCCCGCCTGGCGCGCGACTACGACGTGGCGCCCCTGTGGAAACAGGCCGATCCCGCCGCCTTCCTGGCCGAGCACGGCGCCGGGTTCGAAGGCATCGCGATCCACGTGCGGGACGCCTGCGGCGCCGACATCCTGACCGCCCTGCCCAACGCCCGCGTCATCGCCAACTTCGGCGTGGGCTACGACCGGATAGACATCGACACCGCCAGGCGCCAGGGCATGCAGATCAGCAACACCCCGGAAGTGCTGGACGGCTGCGTCGCCGACCTGGCCATGGGGCTGGCGATCGACGCGGCGCGCGGCATTTCCGTCACCACCCGCTTCGTGCGGGCCGGCGGCTGGAAAACCGGCCAGCGTCCGCTGATGACGCGCGTCCACGGCAAGAACATGGGCCTGCTGGGCTTCGGCGGCATCGGCCAGGCCATCGGCCGGCGCGCCGCCGGCTTCGACATGGACGTGCGCTACCACACGCGCCGCCCGGTCGCCGGGTCCCCCTACCGGCACGAGCCCTCGCTGGTGGAACTGGCCCGGTGGGCTGATTTCCTGGTGGTGGCCTGCCCCGGCGGCGCGGCCACCCGCCACCTGGTGAACGCCGAAGTCATGGAGGCCCTGGGCCCGTCCGGCATTCTGGTCAACATCGCGCGCGGCAGCGTGGTGGACGAGGCCGCGCTGGTGCAGGCGCTGCAGGCCGGCCGCCTGGGCGGCGCGGGGCTGGACGTGTTCGAGCACGAGCCCGACGTCCCCCAGGCCTTGCTGGAGATGGACAACGTGGTGGCGGTCTCGCACATCGCCGGCTTCACCCGCGAATCGCGGGCGGACATGGAAGCCCGCGTGTGCGACAACCTGGATGCGTATTTCCGCACCGGGCAGGTGTTGAACCCGGTTCCCTAA
- a CDS encoding (2Fe-2S)-binding protein, translated as MKLALTVNGAPVAGEVEDRMTLADFVRDHCGLTGTHLGCEHGVCGACSVLVDGEPVRACITLAAAVDGRSVRTIEGFEDDAAMAVIRECFSEAHGLQCGFCTPGMVIMVRDALARGCCASEHQIRDQLAGNLCRCTGYAGIVKATEMARDRLAKAG; from the coding sequence ATGAAGCTTGCATTGACAGTGAACGGTGCGCCGGTGGCGGGCGAGGTCGAGGACCGCATGACGCTGGCCGATTTCGTCCGCGACCACTGCGGCCTGACCGGCACCCATCTGGGCTGTGAGCACGGCGTGTGCGGCGCCTGTTCGGTGCTGGTGGACGGCGAGCCCGTGCGGGCCTGCATCACGCTGGCGGCCGCGGTCGACGGCCGGTCGGTGAGGACCATCGAAGGCTTCGAGGACGATGCCGCGATGGCGGTCATCCGCGAATGCTTTTCCGAGGCGCATGGACTGCAATGCGGCTTCTGCACGCCCGGCATGGTCATCATGGTGCGCGATGCGCTGGCGCGCGGCTGCTGCGCATCGGAACACCAGATCCGCGACCAACTGGCCGGGAACCTGTGCCGCTGCACCGGTTATGCCGGCATCGTCAAGGCCACCGAAATGGCGCGCGACCGGCTGGCCAAGGCCGGCTGA
- a CDS encoding LysR family transcriptional regulator: MRKISLRHLRCFVAIAETGSFTLAAARLFHTQSSLTATIQQFEEAVGLKLFDRTTRRVVLTDDAVRFKAVAERILRDFDSAIGDLQAIAKSQRGHVRIAAAPSMIMHILTPALAAFRRAYPAITVSVRDGGSDKIERAVLDGDVDFGLCSRLNNYPELNYVPMLADPFGVIFPNDHPLACTNGPIKWSDLAQYDYIGLTGDTGIGAFLENYPELGLHDRAQLHDNVSSTHSLYAMLGLGGKISVVPALAAQAGPLNELKFRELCEPRISREICLTTRHLRSFSVNTRRILEVLMTTIQDAGNLSGVEVILDQRWSASETWEGESARGQADARQLMEL, translated from the coding sequence ATGAGAAAGATTTCCCTGCGTCACCTGCGGTGTTTCGTCGCCATTGCCGAAACCGGTTCGTTCACCCTGGCCGCCGCGCGGCTGTTCCATACGCAATCGTCCCTGACCGCCACCATCCAGCAGTTCGAGGAAGCGGTCGGGCTGAAGCTGTTCGACCGCACGACGCGGCGCGTGGTCCTGACTGACGATGCCGTCCGCTTCAAGGCCGTGGCCGAGCGCATCCTGCGGGACTTCGACAGCGCCATCGGGGATCTCCAGGCCATCGCCAAGAGCCAGCGGGGGCACGTGCGCATCGCCGCCGCGCCGTCGATGATCATGCACATCCTGACCCCGGCGCTGGCGGCGTTTCGGCGGGCCTATCCCGCCATCACCGTTTCGGTGCGCGACGGCGGGTCGGACAAGATCGAGCGGGCCGTGCTCGACGGCGACGTCGATTTCGGCCTGTGCAGCCGCCTCAACAACTATCCCGAGCTCAATTACGTGCCCATGCTGGCCGACCCGTTCGGCGTGATCTTTCCCAACGACCACCCCTTGGCCTGTACCAATGGTCCGATCAAGTGGTCGGACCTGGCGCAGTACGACTACATCGGGCTGACGGGAGACACCGGCATCGGCGCCTTCCTGGAGAACTACCCGGAACTGGGCCTGCACGACAGGGCCCAGCTGCACGACAACGTGTCCAGTACCCATTCCCTTTACGCCATGCTGGGCTTGGGCGGGAAAATCTCGGTGGTGCCGGCGCTGGCCGCCCAGGCGGGACCACTCAATGAACTGAAGTTCCGGGAGTTATGCGAACCCCGCATTTCGCGGGAAATATGCCTGACCACCCGGCACCTTCGTTCTTTTTCGGTCAATACCCGCCGCATTCTCGAAGTGCTGATGACCACCATCCAGGATGCCGGCAACCTGAGCGGTGTCGAAGTCATCCTGGACCAGCGCTGGTCCGCGTCCGAGACCTGGGAGGGTGAATCCGCGCGTGGGCAGGCCGACGCGCGGCAGTTGATGGAGCTTTAG
- a CDS encoding RidA family protein: protein MSDMTRIDQSARRSRALVHHGIAYLSGQVPDDRSQDIAGQTRQVLAKVDELLGQAGTDKSRMLSAQIWLKTMDDFAAMNAVWDAWVVPGQTPTRCCGKVELNDPACRVEIVVVAAV from the coding sequence ATGAGTGACATGACACGCATCGACCAGAGCGCGCGGCGCAGCCGGGCGCTGGTTCACCACGGCATTGCCTACCTGTCGGGCCAGGTGCCCGACGACCGCTCGCAAGACATCGCCGGCCAGACCCGCCAGGTATTGGCCAAGGTGGACGAATTGCTCGGGCAGGCGGGGACCGACAAGAGCCGGATGCTGAGCGCGCAGATCTGGTTGAAGACGATGGACGATTTTGCGGCGATGAACGCGGTGTGGGATGCCTGGGTCGTGCCCGGGCAGACCCCCACTCGTTGTTGCGGCAAGGTCGAACTGAATGACCCGGCATGCCGAGTCGAGATCGTGGTGGTGGCCGCCGTCTGA